A region from the Thermanaeromonas sp. C210 genome encodes:
- the tnpA gene encoding IS66 family insertion sequence element accessory protein TnpA, giving the protein MTRAELQQLWEARIAEYRESGQSVKEWCASHEGISPRQLWYWLRKFKNQTTAPPESSNRWLPIEISEQGSPEQSLLVKIG; this is encoded by the coding sequence ATGACCAGAGCCGAATTACAGCAACTGTGGGAAGCTCGTATAGCCGAATACAGGGAAAGCGGGCAAAGCGTTAAAGAATGGTGCGCCTCCCATGAGGGCATTAGCCCCAGGCAGTTATGGTACTGGCTGCGGAAGTTTAAGAACCAGACCACAGCTCCCCCGGAAAGTTCCAACCGGTGGCTGCCAATAGAAATAAGCGAGCAAGGTTCCCCAGAACAGTCCCTACTGGTCAAAATAGGAC
- a CDS encoding LysE family transporter → MQLITIFLTAFTVGLSGAMMPGPLLTVTIGEAARRGFLAGPLLVLGHGILEGVLVVALAMGLGSFFAMDTVARVIAMIGGVFLIYMGWGIFRDAWYHRVTLNVDPAQADNPEETSSSPRKYMNLVLAGVLVSLSNPYWTLWWATVGLGYIVLSLKQGVPGLVSFFSGHILSDLAWYSLVAVAVAKGRHWVTPVIYRGILLVCGLFLIFLGGSFTFWGVWG, encoded by the coding sequence GTGCAATTAATAACCATTTTTTTGACGGCCTTTACGGTAGGACTTTCCGGGGCCATGATGCCCGGCCCCCTTTTAACGGTGACCATTGGGGAAGCGGCTCGGCGTGGATTTCTAGCGGGGCCGCTCCTGGTTCTGGGTCACGGTATCCTGGAGGGCGTACTGGTGGTCGCACTGGCTATGGGCCTGGGATCCTTCTTTGCCATGGATACTGTGGCCAGAGTCATCGCCATGATTGGCGGGGTCTTCTTGATTTACATGGGTTGGGGAATATTTCGTGATGCGTGGTATCACCGAGTGACCCTAAACGTAGATCCTGCCCAGGCAGATAATCCAGAGGAAACCAGTTCCTCACCTCGCAAGTACATGAACCTGGTCCTGGCCGGCGTCCTAGTCAGTCTTTCCAACCCCTACTGGACGTTATGGTGGGCGACTGTGGGTTTGGGTTACATAGTGTTGTCCTTAAAACAGGGAGTACCCGGCCTGGTAAGCTTCTTTAGCGGGCATATCTTATCCGACCTGGCCTGGTACAGCCTGGTAGCGGTAGCCGTAGCCAAAGGCCGGCACTGGGTGACGCCTGTGATTTACCGGGGAATACTGTTAGTTTGCGGCCTGTTTCTGATTTTCCTGGGCGGCTCCTTTACGTTTTGGGGCGTGTGGGGGTAA